The nucleotide sequence TGGATCAGGCCACCCCGAGCGCGGATAGCAGGCGCGGACGCACCTCGTCATTCCGCAGGAAGCCGGGGAAAAGATGGCTGCCCGGACCGTAGGCGCAGAATTCCACCAGATCCCCGGTGTGATTCGCGCTGGTCCACGAGATGCCGTGGCGCCGGGCGAAGAGGGCGGCGAGGCGGTCGCTCTTCAGGCCCTGCGCCTGCTTCAGCTCCTCCTTGTCCAGCTCGATGCCGGTGCGGCCGTGGATGTATTCGCCCAGCTTCGGGCCGCTGAGGCCGGAGGCGGAGTTCCCCATCCACTCGAAGGAGCGGGTGAACTTGCGGATCTTTTCGAAGGCAGCGGTGGTGCCGTTGTAGATCCCCGGGGCCATGCCCTGGTTCGGGTCGGCATTCACGCCATTGAGCTGGATGCCGCCGCAGCCGTGGTCCGTGGTGATGATGAGCAGCACGTCCTGGTGCGTGGTGGCGTAGGCGAGCATCGCGCCGATCGCGTCGTCAAAGGCGAGCTGCTCGCGGATGCTGCCCGCTGCGTCAGAGGCGTGGCCACAGTGGTCAATGCGCGCGCCTTCGATCATGAGGAACCACTGGTCGCGCGCCATCGCGTCGAGGCGCTTCACGGCCAGCTCCGACATCTCGGCCAGCGTCGGCAGGGTCTCTTGCAGGTCGGCCTTTGCCTCACGGTCGATGGCGAGTGGCACGTGGCCCGAGGAAAAGAGGCCGAGCACCGGCTTCTTCGCATCCGGCTGGGCGGCCACCAGGTCCTTGCGGCTCTTGAGGATGTCGTAGCCGCTGTCGGAGAACTTCTTCACCAGGTCATCCGGGAAGAACTTCTGGCCGCCGCCGAGGAGCACGTCCACGCCGCGCTGCTGGTACTGGATAGCGATCTGGGATTCGTCGCCGCGGCTGTTCACGTTCGCCGCGAAGCCCGCGGGAGTCGCGTGGGTGATGGTGGCGGTCGAGACCAGACCGAGCGGGATCTCCTTCTTCTTCAGCAGGGAGTGGAGCGTCTCGATGTCATTGCCGGTAGCGGCGTCCACGTTGATGGAGCCGTTGTTCACGCGGTGGCCGCCACCCCACGCACTGGCGGCAGCGGCGGAGTCGGTCACCACGCTATTCGCGGAGAAGGTCTCCACCAGCGAGCGCACCACGGGCATCTCGCGGTACATCTTCACCCAGTTCGTCACCTTGCCCTCGAAAACCGAGCGGCTGTGCTGCGCCAGCGAG is from Luteolibacter flavescens and encodes:
- a CDS encoding alkaline phosphatase; amino-acid sequence: MKASSSRRDFLKAASIGSALFGTGSASLLAQETRKSTENRGMPKKIIFMVSDGMNHGALSLAQHSRSVFEGKVTNWVKMYREMPVVRSLVETFSANSVVTDSAAAASAWGGGHRVNNGSINVDAATGNDIETLHSLLKKKEIPLGLVSTATITHATPAGFAANVNSRGDESQIAIQYQQRGVDVLLGGGQKFFPDDLVKKFSDSGYDILKSRKDLVAAQPDAKKPVLGLFSSGHVPLAIDREAKADLQETLPTLAEMSELAVKRLDAMARDQWFLMIEGARIDHCGHASDAAGSIREQLAFDDAIGAMLAYATTHQDVLLIITTDHGCGGIQLNGVNADPNQGMAPGIYNGTTAAFEKIRKFTRSFEWMGNSASGLSGPKLGEYIHGRTGIELDKEELKQAQGLKSDRLAALFARRHGISWTSANHTGDLVEFCAYGPGSHLFPGFLRNDEVRPRLLSALGVA